One stretch of Nicotiana tabacum cultivar K326 chromosome 18, ASM71507v2, whole genome shotgun sequence DNA includes these proteins:
- the LOC107806402 gene encoding uncharacterized protein LOC107806402 isoform X2: MSHGLFARTEEEYSFVTTTCQSTETNAYVSHFVPELDDYQSPKVFDAMLYSCCPNLLVDAQSDAPIDIPDLEATGPTSSEVQQFDKSVHRDMSERYVTASSLDRGSSEQHINCETWDDLYLADFFMERETIVNLYLANFFTENEDEIPPGEMPSNETILDVEHGKDEGILMMVSVPHIAFSMKFDNTCKDYSTIVVVNFKEYISSPSIKWVIQ, from the exons ATGTCACATGGACTTTTCGCCAGAACAGAAGAGGAATATTCTTTTGTTACAACAACGTGCCAAAGCACAGAAACAAATGCTTATGTCTCTCACTTTGTACCCGAGTTGGACGATTATCAGTCACCTAAGGTGTTCGACGCAATGTTATATAGCTGCTGCCCCAATTTACTGGTCGACGCACAATCAGATGCTCCAATCGACATACCTGATTTAGAAGCTACAGGTCCTACAAGCAGCGAAGTCCAACAGTTTGATAAAAGTGTTCATAGAGATATGTCAGAGAGGTATGTTACTGCATCTTCTCTTGATCGTGGCTCTAGTGAACAACACATTAATTGTGAGACCTGGGATGACCTATATCTTGCTGATTTTTTTATGGAGCGTGAGACTATTGTTAATCTATATCTTGCTAACTTTTTTacggagaatgaggatgagattCCACCAGGTGAAATGCCTTCGAATGAAACAATACTTGATGTTGAGCATGGAAAAGATGAAGGTATTCTAATGATGGTGAGTGTACCACATATTGCTTTCTCAATGAAATTCGACAACACTTGTAAGGATTATTCGACCATAGTTGTGGTCAATTTCAAG gaatacatttcaagtccaaGTATCAAATGGGTTATACAGTGA
- the LOC107806402 gene encoding uncharacterized protein LOC107806402 isoform X1: protein MLYSCCPNLLVDAQSDAPIDIPDLEATGPTSSEVQQFDKSVHRDMSERYVTASSLDRGSSEQHINCETWDDLYLADFFMERETIVNLYLANFFTENEDEIPPGEMPSNETILDVEHGKDEGILMMVSVPHIAFSMKFDNTCKDYSTIVVVNFKVIPEKSSCRTNTTFIDQLLSTQFPFNPGIHFKSKYQMGYTVNMETLPLMGSTCMFFFFVYANPMTHVWDSIGHSLHHHYCARYFTRPTTDFNAPHLGLVLNVAGQFHREGTAQVLQIVIAGKTGVNPRAQVTFEMHVVFDPGGGPLDVPILEARDGVFEATLNAIATLFIYNAPLSVDTLDLQDWKTSSS, encoded by the coding sequence ATGTTATATAGCTGCTGCCCCAATTTACTGGTCGACGCACAATCAGATGCTCCAATCGACATACCTGATTTAGAAGCTACAGGTCCTACAAGCAGCGAAGTCCAACAGTTTGATAAAAGTGTTCATAGAGATATGTCAGAGAGGTATGTTACTGCATCTTCTCTTGATCGTGGCTCTAGTGAACAACACATTAATTGTGAGACCTGGGATGACCTATATCTTGCTGATTTTTTTATGGAGCGTGAGACTATTGTTAATCTATATCTTGCTAACTTTTTTacggagaatgaggatgagattCCACCAGGTGAAATGCCTTCGAATGAAACAATACTTGATGTTGAGCATGGAAAAGATGAAGGTATTCTAATGATGGTGAGTGTACCACATATTGCTTTCTCAATGAAATTCGACAACACTTGTAAGGATTATTCGACCATAGTTGTGGTCAATTTCAAGGTAATTCCAGAGAAATCATCTTGTCGTACTAATACCACTTTTATTGACCAACTTCTTTCGACTCAATTTCCATTTAATccaggaatacatttcaagtccaaGTATCAAATGGGTTATACAGTGAATATGGAGACACTGCCATTGATGGGATCTACTTGCATGTTTTTCTTCTTCGTATATGCTAACCCTATGACTCATGTGTGGGATTCCATAGGGCACTCGTTGCATCATCATTATTGCGCTCGCTATTTTACTAGGCCAACAACTGACTTTAATGCTCCACATCTTGGTTTAGTTCTAAATGTTGCTGGACAATTTCACAGAGAAGGAACTGCACAAGTCCTTCAAATTGTCATAGCTGGGAAAACGGGGGTAAATCCGAGAGCCCAAGTTACTTTTGAAATGCATGTAGTCTTCGATCCGGGAGGAGGCCCTTTGGATGTACCAATTCTTGAAGCCAGAGATGGTGTCTTTGAAGCAACCTTAAATGCCATAGCTACGCTATTTATATACAATGCACCTCTCTCTGTTGACACCCTTGATCTTCAAGATTGGAAAACAAGTAGTTCATGA